Part of the Montipora foliosa isolate CH-2021 chromosome 13, ASM3666993v2, whole genome shotgun sequence genome is shown below.
TCAAGTTGTCGGGAGTCGACTATATATGTGTAAAACTGCAGCTTTTTTACAATCATATATTCGTAAAAAAACGGTCCAatcgctataactttccaacgatttatGCCAATGTCCTAaatattttgtaatttgttttcctACCAAGGATCTTAGTGACAAAACAGAAGTAGAGGCAAGAAATGGAAGAAAGTGGCCGGCCTTGGATGTTTTTGCGAAAAGCCTTCAATTCTTGAAAAAGGTTGCCACGGACACAGTGAATGAGCGCCATCTCAGATCAGATAAGGACAACCCTGACGTAGAAGTGATGTACAAGCCTGAGCAGATTCAGTGGGTTATAACAATTCCAGCAATATGGAGGATGTCCGCAAAACAATTTATGAGAAAGGCTGCTTACAAGGTAAATCAGTGTATTTTGTCTAAAACTGGCGTTGCCATGGCTGAAAACGGCCGAATGCTCGCCTGAATGGCAGACTTTtgaatggggggaggggaaggggggaggggggggggaggagagAGGATGAGagagaaggaaaacaaaagcttAACTGATCCCTTTTTTAGCATGACAGGTctgtttgaaatttgaaccaGTCAGAATTATTTGCAAACAGTTTAGTGTGACAAGTTGCAGTCTTAAGCTATCGAGAATATTTCAAGGCGAAACAAGGGTTTAACGAAAAGTATATAGAtatctttccaaaaaaaaccTCGAGATTTGCGTTTTTGTTTTGAGAATCCAACGATCAACGTCTCGTTCTTTGGCAAACAATAGTAGTCAAAAACAAGTGGTCTCCTGCAGTGACTTCAAAGCATCTGTTTGGTTTTAACCAATCGTGGCATCGTCAAGAATCTAGGCTTACTCAGCTGCGGTTTTCCACCAAATGGCTTTGGCTGTTTACCATGCACTGAAAATCAGTCTGCTCGGAGGTTAGTTTATCCAATACTATTTCCCGACTCGGGAAGAGAAGAGGCACCACTGAAACCGATAAACTTGTTATTAAGAGAAATTCAAGGGCTGGTCGTTTCTTCATCATTTAAGTCGCTTCGTCAGCATACGGATTTGTCACTGACACTTAAGTCTATTCGCCAACACACATCGTTGACCAGCAAAGAGGTGAAAAAAATATAGCGTGTCTCTCTTTTCGTTCAACTTCGTTCGGAAGCTTTCAACATCCAACATGAACTGGTGCACTGTTGAATTTTTTATTAAACATGAACTGCAACTCTTGCTGATCGACAGTAAAATGTTCAGTCAATCGTGCGTTCAGGGTGCGTCCCCTGCTTGAACCGAAAACGAAGAGTGAGCAGACGTTTGTCGCCatcgcttatttccctttcgtaaacggtcgttgccatttgaaacggtcgatgccagtTCTCAGAACGgccgttgccatttgaaacggtcgatgccattttttttagctctgaattacactcattaggtctaacaactcaaaaggttgcggttactgggagttgtttCTCGCTGGttatatgagttagggttcgggttagggttctgtttagggtgaaggctaagaacccgagttcgagtcttgaaattttcggactctttttttcctccagtttttcttttataaatgttttttttccttttttgtcttaatttttgttatattttttcttagtttgtttcttttaattttctttgaagtgaagtgtgtagtcgaccgttctaaatggcatcgaccgtttcaaatggcaacgaccgttctgagaaatgacAACGACCGTCTACGAAAGAAAAATTAGCGTCGCCATCACAGTTTTGCGCAATGATTCAGCGTGCAAAAATCAAGAACAGTGACTCTTGGTTGGAAATAAAGTAGTTCCCAAAgcaacctttttaaaattatttattttaacggAGTACCCTTTGCAGTTTGCAATGGTTGCCCAGTTTATAGTTTACAAGTACCTTAAAATATGCGAAGATTTTGAATCTCGATCTCGTGAATTCTCTCGTAGAATTCAGATCAGGGACGGATCGAGGATTTTTCTTAGAAGGGAGtacaccactaaggaatggcgtagctgactgcAGAGTACTAGTTGTATTAGAATGCCGCAGGTCTTCTCGGGGAGGGAGCGAAGGGGGTgcgcaccccctgcaccctccccctagatccgccctgcAGATTGTGATATTTTTCGTCATTCCAAAAATGCGTGGTAGAGCAGCAGTAATCCAGTTCCTAAAGATCATATTAAGCAATTCAAAAAGCTCATTGCTCAGTCTTTGGAAGGGtaattggaaaatcaaacgagCTGCCCTTATAAATGACAATTAGTGATGGTGGTTTGAAAATAATAGATATTGGATCAATGATCACTGCACAAAGAGTAGTTCTCTTAAAAAATCTGTCAACCAGAAGATAGAAGCTTTTAAAGGttgtgttttgcattttttttatgcAAGACAGggggtaacttcattttacggTGTACAATAATGACACTCGAAAACTCTTCAATCTTCATACCAAAATCATTTTATCAAGAATGTCCAGACGCTTAGTCTTTCCAGTGATGGACAAACAAGATACCGTCTTCTACGAGGATGTAGTAACAAAACCAACTTATTTCGAACAATCCATACATCAGTATAACAAATAAGTTTCTTTTCAATAAACATACGCTGGCGAAAGGTATTTTAACCTTAGGTGATCATACAGGTACACAGTCGTAAGGCTCTTCATACGCTATACTAACCTTTCCTCAGCTGAGTATTATTTGTATAAATGAATGGGGGTAACAATTGAAGAAAACGGGGTAAACAAATTGTCCGCTATACACGTAGCGAATTTGGGCATACAGGTCATCTTAAAATTGACCTATCTATTTATATATCCACATGATATACATAGACGtattgaaaatttgtttttttatataGGCGGGGATAGCAAGTCCAGAAGATCCTGACCAGCTGATTCTTGCTCTTGAACCTGAAGCTGCTTCCTATTACTGTCGAAAGTTGCCTTTCAACTCTTTCAAAGGACACCAAGAAAAAGAATTCGTAAAGGAAACGCTAAACGATGAGAAGGTTCCTTACATGGTGATTGATAATGGAGGTAGGTTCTCCGTTAGTATGTGGAACAGAAGTTAGAATCCTTCGTTTCTACGGagattcaaattaaaattgccaaacacctgctaaaatgctattcaaacatatctttattatccttgttgcttcaaaagggcagacataccattttaaatcatcactccacgtagtCCGGTgtaaggtcaatcgaacgcacccaaAAAAGTGAACTTTGGAAACCAAGCAGATCCAAAGGCGATCCTTCCTTAGTGCAACCAAAAAAGCATTCAAGAACTTTGTCATCTGTCTTCATCAACAAGAGTACTTAATGATGGGTATTGATGAAATGAAGAAATGCCTCTAGAGTTCAAGCAAATGCCAGTAAACTGAAACAGCCTTCAATGAAGGCTCCGGGACACCGGTGCATTGTTCAACCAACATTCTTTTAACGAGTCTCCGTTTTAATCAATTGTTAGTCACTCACTATAGCAAAGAAATCTCTTCATTTTATGCTGTTTGCTGTAATTTGACTCTAAATTTCTTTTCGTAGGAGGAACTTTGGACATAACTGTTCATGAAGTCAATGCTTCGGATGGCTGTATACTAGAATTAGATTGTCCTTCTGGTGGCCTCTTTGGAGGCATTCACGTTGATAAAGAATTTGAAGATTTAATGAATGAAGCATTTGGCACCTTTTTCATGAGAAATTTCAAAGAAGGTTTCCCGAATGATTGGCAAACTATTATGAATCGCTTTGAAACTCATAAACGGGCTGAAGAAGATgtcgataatgatgaaataaGCATTCCTCTACCATTAAACTTCTGGAGATCTTGCAACCATGATATCGGAGATGCTAGTGACATCAACAAAAGGATATCGCGTTTTTATGCAGACAAACTTTTTGTTAGCAGCGACTACCTGAACATTTCCATGGAAATGTTATCCAAACTATATCAGCCAATAGTTTCAAAGATTGCCGATCATGTTGAGACTTTGCTCGCAAAGGACAGCCTTAAGGATGTTAAGACCATTTTTCTTGTCGGAGGTTTTTCTGAAGCACAATTTTTGCGAAAAGAAATTTCTCGTCGCTTCTCCGACAAACGCATTCTCATTCCACATAACCCAGAACTCGCTATAATTCATGGAGCGGTCGAATTTGCTCAAGACCCGAGTTTGCTTCAAGCTAGAATCATGGGAAAGACGTATGGGGTAAATGTATTAGAAGACTTTGACCCTGCTAGACACCCActtcacaaaaaaattgttcggTCGAATAAAGAGTACTGCGACGACGTTCTTAGAACTgtggttaaaaaaaatgaacgGATAGATATCATGGAGAAGAGATCGTACTCGTTTTCTCCGGTCGATCCCGAGCAAACCTCAGTAGCCTTCCAGATTTTCAGCACGAACCAGGAGAAAGCTGAATTCGTCACTGATCCAGGAGTCGAAAGTGAAAACGTTGAAGTTGAGGTTGCCACTCCGGATACAACGAAGGGCTGTGACAGAGTTATCAGGATGGATGTCATGTTCGGTGGCACAGAGTTAAAAGTCGACGTCACCGACGTTGAATCCGGTAATGTTAGCAAGGCATCCGTCAGACTCGTTTCAAAACCGGGTTTTCATTCTCGTTTTCACTGAAAATGGTTGCTATCAATGAACAGTGCAACGATATACAACTTGCTTTTGTGTACTCTGTTCTCTAATCAAAAAGGCACATGTCTCGAAAACACATTGCAACCTCTTTagaatgcagttttcactggtTTCCAGCCTTCCCCGTTACTCCGTTGCTGTAGAGGGCGGCAAAGATGATTTTCGGCTTCCTTTTTTCACGTCCCAGAAACATTGAAAAGCGAAATGATTGACCGGCATAATTAACTATAAAGGAATAGCTACATCATTTTGAATTATTCTTTTGcgtatatgaaaaaaaaaaaaaaaggctaaagccaatcaaaacagagctgtCTTAGCGTCAAGGGATATATGATAGTTTTCTCGggaaaacctgttcctaaaaataaagtttactcgggaaagggtttaTCCAAGGAACTAGTGGAGAcagaggctccccttgatgtGCTCATGTGGATGTCTGagatagtacatgtacttttttTCAGAGGCAGGAGCTGTCATTTTGAAAATCTTTAAATTCAGCGCGGATTGGATGGAGGGACTGGGGACCTCCAATTGTTTTCGGTCCGTGCTTTATATCCATTAAACTACagtgaaatattttgaaaaaacaatttCCTATTGGAATCTGAACATAACttaaatatataattattatgtattCTTTCAGTAGAACTTGAAATATTAGATTAAGGTGCACCTGGGTACAAGGATAAACCCGCTTTTTCATAGGCGTTTcgtttaaaaaatatatcaacTATTttactagcaacctttgtggtaCTCATGGCGATGAATACAAATCTCTTTCAAAGAATTTCCTCTATCTTCACTATCTTCAATCTGCGGGGTTTGTGTAGAGAtatcagtggcggatccagacctgctggccccagttgttcaaaaggtggataacgctatccaccggataaatcactatccactgtatagcgcaattgatttcgctattacttatccaatgcatagtgatttatccggcagatagcgctatccatcgtttgaacaactggggcctggaggTAAGGTGGGGGCCCGCTCTCAAACATTTTGTTGTTGCCCTTTCACAGTTTTGGTGGCTTTGGTCCAAAAataaggggggggggaggaggtgGGCCCCCCGGgcccctcccctggatccgccactggATATTTGCATGCATAGGTGGTGAGTTTTGAATGAAAGCATGATCACTTATTACAAAATTACGGTTAATTGTAAAATCGTAAATCAGGGTTTGAACCCAGCCTTGGAGTCATAACATAATTAAGTGCAGTACGTGCAGTCCGATTTTTTCAGAAGGACTGTTTGGGATGGCCTGCGAATGCAAATGTATTGTAAAACACCTCGGTTAGGGTTAGGTCAGTTTGTTACATAAGTGGCTTCAATTTGGAAGGCAAGAGTCTACCCTCAACCTCAAATGCAAAAATGAACCGTTTTATTAGTAAAGCAATTAGCGGTGCATGGAATTAGTGAAAATGTTGGATGATCTTTCAGTTAATGTTAACTAGTACAATTTCAATAAAGATTTTTGAGCAAACATGTGTTTTAATTTTCACGTGAAATTACGTGTTCAGGTAATAACCACTGAaaagcaacctttgtggctttcgCAGGGGCGCTCCACAGGGATTGCTCCTAGGATTCTGGACGTTCTTCCCCTACTGAAGAGTTTGTAGCCGATGAAAGCACCCAAAACATCTGCTTTTTGGAGACATCCTTACTAGATTTAGGGACGAATACTGAGAGGTTTTTGGAGCCAcgagaaagagaaaatgaagttTTCTTATTATGCAACTAGTCCTTCagagcggttttaaattgagtgtcgaaagtaatttgcgaattgctttggtttatgattacctcactcattgattggttcaaagttctcgcgccactttttcaaccaatcagaagtgaaaccaaaaccaatcgtggctcgtgcgtgcaccttttcccgcgctttgtgtcggcttcgtGTATAATTACTcccagttttgattggtttactggattgtttccgtcctttttgattggccaaagtaattactttggttttagttttacgacactagattgaaactcgctctatttttGGAAGTTTTTCGGAAGATGAAAGAAAGGGTAACGATCTGGCCCAAGTTGTTcgaacgatggatagcgctattcgccggataaatcactctCCAGTGGATAggtaatagcgaaaccaattgcgctatccaatggatagtgatttatccggtggatagcgttatccaccttttgaacaactggggcctgatgaATACGGAATCGAGCTAAACAGTACTGAACATATAAAGGTAAAAGGGGGTTATACAAGAGATTAAGATAAATATTGTCATAGTTGGACCCACAGATCTGGTAATTTTCAGGCTTCATGACATATTATTATGTggcaggggtgcagggatggcgcagtggtgtgagcactcgcctcccaccaacgtggcccgggttcgattcccggactcggcgtcatatgtgggttgagtttgttggttctctactctgcaccgagaagttttctccgggttctccggtttcccctctcctcaaaaaccaacatttgacttgatttacttacattgttcatttcagtttacagtgtccccaattagcgctccagcgctagaacgactagacgtatgggttattgaccaagcgtgaggtcaagatgactggatattggccaagttctttttttgcgtgtttatggaccgagacgaagtcgaggtccataaacacgcaaaaaaagaacgaggccaatatccagtcatcttgaccgaacaatcttggtcaataaaggatttattatatgacttaaaacaccaaaaaatgatctttgatcttgcgggaccaagcgagaaatcccgagcgggcagtatcgctccatcttgcccgctcgggtagccaatcagagcgcgcgatttggttcatcttgcccgctcacggagctagtcatataataaacttaaattaagtttctttcttttcctttccttgtgtttgtagccgatataacgcgcgctctgattagCTAACtgtgaattgtagggcattattctcccgtaatgcccacgggccgattacgggcttgcaaaaacaaagcaaaaagtaattaaaaagccatataataaactacttactaaccgagctagctcgagccgtactggggaatattggcccgaggtcgtggcagtatgGACCGagcgtacaaaaacgaccgagggccaatattccccagtacggctctcgcgctcggttagtaagtatgggttattgaccaagcgtgaggtcaagatgactggatattggccaagttctttttttgcgtgtttatggaccgagacgaagtcgaggtccataaacacgtaaaaaaagaacgaggccaatatccagtcttattatatgactagctccgtgagcgggcaagatgaaccaaattgcgcgctctgattggctacccgagcgggcaagatggagcgatactgcccgctcgggatttctcgcttggtcccgcaagatcaaagatcattttttggtgttttaagtcatataataaatcctttattgaccaagattgttcggtcaagatgactggatattggcctcgttctttttttgcgtgtttatggacctcgacttcgtctcggtccataaacacgcaaaaaaagaacttggccaatatccagtcatcttgacctcacgcttggtcaataacccatacgtctagtcgttctagcgctggagcgctaattggggacactgtaaactgaaatgaacaatgtaagtaaatcaagtcaaatgttggtttttgaggagaggggaaaccgtctcggtccataaacacgcaaaaaaagaacgaggccaacatccagccatcttgaccgaacaatcttggtcaataaaggatttattatatgacttaaaacaccaaaaaatgatctttgatcttgcgggaccaagcgagaaatcccgagcgggcagtatcgctccatcttgcccgctcgggtagccaatcagagcgcgcgatttggttcatcttgcccgctcacggagctagtcatataataagaagTTATTAATGATTAGTTCACCGATAACTTTGCCAAGTGGCAACAAGGGAGAATTCGCGATTAACAATGCTATATAGTTCGGAGACATTATTTGTTAAAATAAGACATTAATGTCATCAGCCAAAAGAATGAAGGAAAGCCAAGGGAATGACCCTAAGGGATTCCacatttaattttttgcaagttttgtcAAGGGTACACCATTTTACCCTATTCCTATACAAAACATTTCCAAGAATATTTATATCGGACATGCAACATGTCCATTGGAACGGTACCTGACCCAAGCAGTACCAAGACAATCAGAGCGTCACTTGAATTTGTTGAGACAacgagaaaatgaaaaagacaacaacaaagTTTGGTCGAATGGAACAAGGTATTTCAGTGCGATCGGTAATTCGTAACCAACGTGGTCCATATTGCTCCAATAATGCGGTCGGACAGAACTCGATTTGGTTTCCAGTCGAAATACGAGGAATTTTGGCTAATAATTCATGCTAGCACACACATATACACGAATTTTCGGTCGAATAGTAAGCAACCCTATTGGTGTCGTTGCATTGCGCAGGTCCTTAAAAGGCAACAATGGACCAATTAGATGTCGTGTCATAACACACGATGTGTGCAAAGCTTTCAATGAGAACGATTGACTGCCGttggcaaaacaaacaaaccctaACAACCCCAAGTTGAAAACAAGTCTGTTTACTACACATTAATCGTTGATACTCGAGTGGTTTAAAATGTAACATTGacaattttaaaaagttaagGCTATCGACTGTGAATGCTTGGAATGACCGAAGAGCGACAAGGACCGCTCTTTAATTACAAGCAGAAGAGAAGCTAAAACATTGCTGGTGGCGCTCATATCCCATTGATGTCTCTTAAGACAACAAGGCGTGTTGcaattggctttttttttttacggcaCAGCTGCTGGTCTAGCCAGCATTCTTGAGGATGTTACAAATACTTGGAAATTTTCTATAAAGCCGCAGAAAATCAACCGAGAGCTTCGCTTGCTTTCTTTTTTCGCACAGAGCTGTTTGCACCATAATTGAAGATCCGGGGCAAATTCGTTAGGGGCAGGACAGGACGACAAAATCACGGACAATATGGCGACTGGTAAAATTTTACAACAAGAAAGGCAAGGCGAGCCGAGCTCGGCTCACCATACATTGACTTTTACTAGAGTCACAATTTCCAAGTAATCTCTTCGTCTTGTCCCGTCCCGTCCCGACTGCTTGCCTCTTGGTCTCCAAGGATGGGTTTAACTAAAGGTCTTTAAAACAGTCTCACGATTGCTTAGGTATTGTATTACTAAGCTTATGATTGGCGCACAAATCTTGCCCCAcactctcagccaatcagaggcAAAAGCAGAAAGCGTTTTCCCGCGCTAAAGTTGGCCACGTGAACTTACgttgcgttttgattggctaaattcGCTGTGTGCGTCTGTCATAGGTTAAATTAATTGGTTTAGTTTATAATACATtaattttcgctggtttcattAAGCAATTGTTCCCATAGAAAAAAGATTCCGTCTACTTATGTCACGCTCCTATCCGTGCTGATACAAACTGCTCGTGTCTACATTTGTATGCAACAACCCGCCTGAGCGAGCTATCTTCCCGCAAGGACAACAGGCTACCCAGACTGAATAAAATCTGGCTACAAATGCAGTCCAGGCCGTTCGGGTATCTCACATGTTGACATGACGCgacattttaaaaagaaatgtataatAAGTTAGCTCTCCTACAGAAGCACGCTTAGGCGGGCTGCTCTTGCCTACGTCggcaaaaaaaggaaagcttGGCTGTCAGATACGGACGATTTCTCAATCTAGCGTCTCGTAAAAACTTTCATATAAATACTCCACGCTGAGGACGAAAATGTTCACTCTCGTTAAGGAAAATCTACAGTTTGAAATTTCGACGAGTTGCGTCTTGAAAATTTGGCTACCTTATGGTACTAGCGCGAAAACTTTTCTCTTATACAGTGTGTAGAAACACCCCGGTGGGACCAATTTAATAGAAAGGGACTTTTAGGGAAATTAATTGCACCTAATGATACTATATCAATATGCGCTAACACGTCATTGACAGATCACTTTGATTAGTCCAACTTCGGTAGCGACACAACAAAAGACTTAAAGTAAAAATCGCTTCCTTCGTTCTTGTAAGGAAAATTCTTGTCCAGTACAGTGCATTTAATTTAGTGAAACATTAATATGAAACTTTAATCGGGCAGGAATGTCACGAGTTGGAGGCTTCTCAAGACTATTGAATACTAAATCATTGCAGTACTTTCAACACGAAACAGAAGAGAAATACAAAAGTTTCAAAGCAGTAAGGAATAGTTGATTTTTGGAAACAGAGAGGAGTGTTCTTTTGCAAATAAATGAATAGGGAGACAGtagaaagttatattttgacAAGCCCGCAAATATAACTGCTCCAAGATATGATATAAATACAAAGTATCACGTGGACATCTCTCGGTCCACCTTGATCTCACAAAAAGGAAGGCTACATCACCACCTGTTCATTCTTGGATGCAAATTTCTCTTTAAATGGTGTTGTGTGGTAAGATTTTAATGCTGTCTTTGAAAAGAAGGGAGGagaatgataaaaaataaagcCATCAAAGATTCCGGACATCTAAAACGCACAGCTGTTGGAGAcaagaacgaaaaaaaaaaaacaagattacAAAGGTTTCTTATGTTTCAAGACAAGGAAATGTGATAATTATAGTGCACGTTTATTGCAGCCTACTCAGAAGTTCGGTGAAACAAGCTTCGCCTGTACGGTCAAATTTACCATCATATTTACAATCAAGAAATCGGCACTCGCAACTGTCTTCCCAGAAGTTGGATATGACGTTGCCCTTGTCCAAAAAAGGGGTACaaacttcatcatcatcatataaGCCACTCACCGTGTTATCTGAAAAACATGCCGCTACTTTATCACCCCGCGGGCTCCACTGTACTTCAAATATCCCTCCATTGCCATGGAAACTGTGAACTAAGGTACCAGTCTACAATAGCGTAAATAACAGATAAAGAACATCAACCATACTGCACATCTACAGTGAGTGAACCGTGGTTTGAAATAACCATATTAACAGCGAACAGAGCACAAGAGACACAACATCCGCCGTTGACAagtttaataaaaaataataaaccacAGACACACCTGTGTTGACCAGACGTTCAAAGATTTATCAAAGGACCCAGAAGCTAAATATCTACCATCAGGACTGAAAGCTACTGAATAAACTGGTTCTTGGTGCTTGGAAAGTGACATGACACAGTTTCCACGTTCAACTTCCCACAGCTTGACTGTGGTATCATACGATGCACTAAGAAGAAAAGAACGTAGTGAGCAGCCTGGGTTTGTAAGGAACATGTAATAATGTAAGCTCCCAGCGAGCAGGGAATTCTTTGATTATGAAATCCTTTACTCGATAATATATTTTTCATGGGATGGTTAACTAGATATTTCATCGATACAAGGTATTTACACATTTGACGCACACACTAGTGGGGCATTTTGTCTTTCTACAATTAATAAAATTCGTGTTTGTTATGCGACTTTCACAAACATGGAAAATAAATCCAAAAGGCCAATTAAGATCGCGCGCGATCCTCCAGTCGCTTCAGTAGACTCGATTGACCAGCCGTTTTGTGCGCCCACGTTCCTCCGCGCACACCACGGCTAGATCACTGGtccagccaattgtattttccaccaatcagaaagtcgcctgccttccaagtacaaaatacaattaGTGGAATACAATTGCGACAGGTGCTACGTCCCGGAAAAACAACGCGGACCAGTGATATAGCCGTTCGTTGGGAGGAAGAAGTTAACCGCATtcccaaaacggctggaaatcgagcctccCAATCGCTGTACTTTTAAACATTGCGCGCGACGCGATTCCTGTAGAGCGCGAAGTGATTCCGACAAGCTCACCAGGAGTTTTCGCAGCTCAATGGGTTGAGAAGCCGACCAATGTTACAGAGGTTGTACGTTCAAATCCTGCCTGGGATTTTGTTTTTCCGTTTTCCTAGCCTAGCGGTAGCTGGCGACATTGTTGGCGCGGGAGGAAAATTAAC
Proteins encoded:
- the LOC137982044 gene encoding heat shock 70 kDa protein 12B-like, which codes for MASSLKRDVIIGIDFGTTYSGFGYVFPNASENRIYVFQKWGRGQGMTYSKTPTALLLSEKGQLIKFGHAAQEAYAKQSISKKDCKNLLYFDKFKLLLHSKKDLSDKTEVEARNGRKWPALDVFAKSLQFLKKVATDTVNERHLRSDKDNPDVEVMYKPEQIQWVITIPAIWRMSAKQFMRKAAYKAGIASPEDPDQLILALEPEAASYYCRKLPFNSFKGHQEKEFVKETLNDEKVPYMVIDNGGGTLDITVHEVNASDGCILELDCPSGGLFGGIHVDKEFEDLMNEAFGTFFMRNFKEGFPNDWQTIMNRFETHKRAEEDVDNDEISIPLPLNFWRSCNHDIGDASDINKRISRFYADKLFVSSDYLNISMEMLSKLYQPIVSKIADHVETLLAKDSLKDVKTIFLVGGFSEAQFLRKEISRRFSDKRILIPHNPELAIIHGAVEFAQDPSLLQARIMGKTYGVNVLEDFDPARHPLHKKIVRSNKEYCDDVLRTVVKKNERIDIMEKRSYSFSPVDPEQTSVAFQIFSTNQEKAEFVTDPGVESENVEVEVATPDTTKGCDRVIRMDVMFGGTELKVDVTDVESGNVSKASVRLVSKPGFHSRFH